The DNA region ATATTAATTTATGCAACTTGCTCCATTATGCCAGAAGAGAATCGTAATCAAATCGATGCATTTCTAGCAGAAAATCCGCAGTTTACCCTTATCGAAGATGAAAATATCTTGGTGTCAGAGCGTGGTTTTGATGGTTTCTATTTGGCCAAAATGGAACGTCTATCTGAATAAACGTTATATAGACTTTGGTTTTTATGCTTTGTAATAAGATGATTTTCTAATTATTGTTAATATTATCTCTGAGCATGTAATGTTTACTCAAATAAAAATGCCGCATTAAATATGCGGCATTTTTGTCAATCTAGATAAGCATTTATTATCTCGACCTGAAATTAGTTAAGCATGCTTTTAGGTTCAGTGAACTCAAGATTTAATGCTTCAGCTACTTCTTTACAAACTATCTTACCGTGGATAACGTTTAAGCCATTTAATAAATGTTTGTCATTTAATAATGCCTGTTTGTAACCTAAGTTAGCTAACTTAATAATATAAGGTAGAGTGGCATTGTTTAATGCGAATGTAGACGTTCGCGCAACAGCACCTGGCATGTTAGCTACGCAGTAATGTACTACGTCATCAACAATAAACGTTGGGTCTTGGTGAGTAGTAGCGTGTGATGTTTCAACACAACCACCTTGGTCAATAGCAACGTCAACAATCGCACTACCTGGTTTCATACGCTTAATCATGTCTTTAGTCACCAATTTTGGCGCAGCAGCACCTGGGACTAATACACCACCAATAACAAGATCGGCTTCTAACACATGGCGTTCAATCGCATCAGCTGTTGAGTAAATCGCTTTAACTGCAGAACCAAATTGAACATTTAAACGGCGTAAAGCATCAATGCTTCGGTCTAATACCACTACGTCGGCACCCATACCAACAGCCATTTGTGCTGCGTTAGTACCAACCATACCGCCGCCGATAATCACAACTTTTGCTGGCTCAACACCAGGAACACCACCAAGTAACATACCACGGCCACCCAATGATTTTTCAAGTGCGCGGGCACCCGCTTGAATCGACATGCGGCCTGCTACTTCTGACATTGGAGCGAGTAGGGGTAATCCACCACGGTCATCAGTGACTGTTTCATAAGCAATACACACAGCACCGCTACTGATTAAATCTTTTGTTTGTGGTAAATCTGGTGCAAGATGCAAATAAGTAAACAGAATTTGGTCTTGGCGTAACATTGAACGTTCAATTGCAAGTGGCTCTTTAACTTTAACTATCATCTCCGATTTTACAAACACTTCAGCAGCTGTTGCTAAAATCGAGGCGCCTGCGTCAATATAGTCTTGATCTGTAAATCCAATACCTAAACCCGCTTCTGATTGAATAAATACATCGTGACCTTTATTGGTCAATTCGCGAACGCTTGAAGGAACCATACCTACACGGTATTCATGGTTTTTGATTTCTGTTGGAACACCAATAATCATTTTTTGAGCCTCGATTGAAATTAAACCCACTCAAGTGGGTTTAGTTGTTATAAATTGTGACCTGATCGTGTTACCTTCAGGTAACTCTAGTATAGTGTTGCTTTAGTAGATTATGCTGCTATAGTTTCTAAAATAATAGAGTTAAATATTGTTTTATGGATAAAACATGGTTAAATATATGGCAAATAATAAAAGCTTTTCAGTGAAAGATTTAGACCGCATTGATCGTAACATTTTGAATGAGCTGCAAACGGATGGTCGTATTTCAAATGTTGAACTATCAAAACGAGTAGGATTAAGCCCTACACCCTGTTTAGAAAGAGTGAAAAGACTAGAAAAACAGAAGTTTATTACAGGCTATACCGCAACGGTTAACCCACATTTTCTAGGTGCATCGTTATTAGTGTTTGTAGAGATTACCCTTAATCGTGATACTCCTGATATATTTGACCGATTCAACCGCGCGGTTCAATTGCTTGATGATATTCAAGAATGTCATTTAGTCTCTGGTGATTTTGATTATTTATTAAAAACAAGAGTGTCAGATATGTCGGCATATCGGCGTTTATTAGGTGAAACCCTACTGAAACTTCCTTCAATATCAGATACTCGTACTTATGTTGTAATGGAAGAGGTTAAACAAACCAGTAAAGTTGCGTTGTACAATTTAGGTTAATGACTTCGGCTGCAATACCAGCCAAACCAGCAAACCCTGAATGGTGAATTATCTTCCGTTGTTGGAAGTCATATTCACCATTTTTGTTTTGTATTGCTTGTGCTGAAAAACTAACCAAGTATAGATTCATTTGTAATGCTTTTGAGTTTTAGGATTAATTCGACATAACAATCGATTGAGCTTCATATAATCAAGGTGCATAATCACTGCAAATACAGTGATATTCTGTTATATTACTCCTTATTTTTCACTCTTTTATGGATGTTTTCGTTTGACTCAGGAAAATAGTCTAAGAACACTCAGTGGCCTACAACGGTTACTTGAAGGTGGTTTAATTCTTTGTTGCATGGTTGCAACCTACATTCTATTGGCGCTGTCCAGTTTTAACCCGAATGATCCGGGCTGGAGTCAGTCGCATTTTCAAGGTGAAATCCACAATTGGACCGGTGCCGTTGGCGCATGGACCGCTGATGTGCTGTTTTATTTTTTTGGTTTTATGGCCTTTTTAATTCCCATTATTATTGCCACTACAGGCTGGTTTATTTTTAATCGTGCACATCGCTTATTCGAAATAGACTTTTTTTCTGTTGGGTTAAGAATCATTGGCTTTATTCTCATGTTGTTGGCTTTGGCTGCGCTGTTCAGTATGAATGCCGATAATATGTTTGTTTTTTCTGCTGGTGGTGTTGCTGGTGATGTGATCAGTCAGGCAATGTTGCCCTACTTTAATAAGTTAGGTACCACATTATTATTAATGTGTTTTATTGGTGCCGGCTTTACCTTAGCTACCGGTATTAGTTGGTTAACCATTATAGAGTTAACGGGGTTAGGGGCTATTTGGTGTGCCAAAAAATTATGGTCGCTACCGCAATTGTTTAAACATGAACGTGAAACTGAAGATACTAAAGGTTTTATGTCATTAGTGGATAAGTTTACCCAGCGTCGTGATGAAATTGATCAACATGATCAACCGTCAATAGACGTTGAACCCGCTGTGGACATTTCTGAAATTGCTGAAAAGAAACGCCGCTTTTTTAGTCGTAAAGCAAAACCGACAGAAGATATCATAGTGTCAGACATTGATGACCAAGAGCTTGATGTCGATGATATTGATGAGCGCCAAGAGCCGTCGATGCAACTTGATAACGATGAAGCACCATTTGCACCTTGGATAGCCAGTAAAGATGATGTCAATATTGATGACCAGGACATCAATGACGGCGCTATCAATAACCCAGATTTAACTGACGATTCATTTGATGAAGCCTTTGCTAAACCTCATTCAACTGGCGCTTTAGTCGCACAAAAACAGCCTAAAAAAGAAGTCAAGATTGTTGATGGCGTTGTGGTGATTGATGGGCAAAGCCCACAAGTACGTCAAAAGATGGATCCACTCCCCAGCATTACCTTACTCGATGTTCCTGATCGTAAGAAAAACCCTATTAGTGAAGCAGAGTTAGATCAGGTAGCTCGGTTAGTTGAACTTAAATTGGCGGATTTTAACATTATCGCCAATGTAGTAGGGGTTTACCCTGGGCCTGTTATTACTCGTTTTGAACTTGAATTAGCCCCAGGGGTTAAAGCGTCTAAAATCACTAATTTATCGAAAGATTTGGCTCGTTCATTATTGTCCGAAAACGTGCGCGTTGTTGAAGTCATTCCAGGTAAAGCCTACGTAGGCCTAGAGTTACCTAATAAATTTCGTGAAACAGTCTTTATGCGTGATGTACTAGATTCAGCAGCCTTTAAAGAAAGTAAATCAAGCTTGTCAATGGTGTTAGGCCAAGACATTGCTGGCGATCCAGTCGTGGTTGATTTAGGCAAAATGCCGCATCTATTGGTTGCAGGAACCACAGGTTCTGGTAAGTCGGTGGGTGTGAACGCGATGATCACCAGTTTACTGTATAAATCGGGCCCTGATGATGTCCGTTTTATTATGATTGACCCTAAAATGCTTGAATTGTCTGTGTATGAAGGTATTCCACATTTATTGTGTGAAGTTGTTACCGACATGAAAGAAGCGGCCAATGCACTGCGCTGGTGTGTAGGCGAAATGGAACGCAGATATAAACTAATGTCGGCATTAGGGGTGCGTAACCTTAAAGGTTACAACATAAAAATTAAAGAAGCGGCAGCCAAAGGCGAGTACATTCCCGATCCATTATGGAAGTCGTCAGAAAGCATGTTAGACGATGCGCCGCCGTTAGAAAAACTGCCTTCTATTGTGGTTGTTGTCGACGAATTTGCAGACATGATCATGATCGTAGGTAAAAAAGTAGAAGAACTGATAGCCCGTATCGCGCAAAAAGCTCGAGCGGCAGGTATTCACTTAATATTAGCAACACAACGTCCGTCAGTTGATGTGATCACTGGTTTGATTAAAGCCAATATTCCGACTCGTATAGCTTTCCAAGTATCGTCACGTATTGATTCTCGTACTATCCTTGATCAACAGGGCGCAGAAACGCTGTTAGGAATGGGTGATATGTTGTATTTGCCACCGGGTACGGGTTTGCCAAATCGTGTTCACGGGGCATTTATTGATGATCACGAAGTTCATAAAGTGGTTGCAGACTGGTGCGCTCGTGGTAAGCCGCAATATGTTGATGAAATTCTTAATGGCGCTACCGATGGTGAACAGGTGTTGTTACCTGGTGAAACCTCAGACAGCGAAGAAGAGTTGGACGCTTTATATGATGATGCCGTGGCATTTGTGACCGAAACTCGCCGTGGTTCAATTTCTAGCGTGCAACGTAAATTTAAAATTGGTTACAATCGCGCCGCCCGTATTATTGAAATGATGGAAAGCCAAGGTATTGTGACAGCCCAAGGCCACAATGGTAATCGTGAAGTGTTGGCACCGCCACCACCGAGGAATTAATGGTAATGATGAACAAACGTTTTGCGGTATTAAGTCTATTATTGACCACAAGTTTAAGTTGTTTTGCCGCTACGGCTGATGACGCAACCGAATTACGCGCCAAGTTATCAAATATTGATAGCTTACATGCGACATTTGCCCAGCAAGTGACAGACATAAACAATAAGCCCATTCAAACCGGAAGCGGTGTATTTGCGCTTGCGTATCCTAATCAATTTTACTGGCATTTAACTCAGCCAGATGAGTCATTGATTGTGGCTGACGGTGCTAATTTGTGGATTTTTAATCCCTTTGCCGAAGAAGTCACTGTGATGGATGTGGCCCAAGCGGTCGATGCATCACCAATGGCTTTATTGGTTCATCGAGATGAAGCGACATGGGCTAAATACTCAGTTATCAAGCAAGACGTTAAAGGCACATTACATTGTTTTGATATCCAACCTAAAAAGCTCAATAGCAATGTGGTTGCGGTAAGTGTGTGTTTCGACGCGGATCAATTAGTTAAATTTAACTTAACTGATGAACAAGGAAACTTGAGCCAATTTACATTAACTCAGCAGCGCTTAGTAAAAGATAACGAAGCCGATATCTTTAAGTTTGCCGTGCCTGATAACGTTGATATAGACGATCAACGTTTAAAGCAAACTAACTAGGTTGTTTGATGGCTAATTTAGGTTTTGATTTTGCCCCAGACTTTCGCCCCTTGGCTGCTCGCATGCGCCCAAGAGACATTAGTGAATATATCGGTCAGGCACATTTGTTGGGTGACGGTCAGCCACTGCGTAAAGCTCTGGAAGCTAACCGCGCACATTCAATGTTGCTATGGGGGCCGCCAGGGACAGGAAAAACAACTTTAGCAGAATTAATTGCTCATTATGCCAACGCCCATGTTGAACGTATATCCGCGGTTACATCTGGTGTAAAAGACATTCGTGCAGCAATAGAACAAGCAAAAGCTATCGCCCAAAGTCGTGGTCAACGTACCTTATTATTTGTTGACGAAGTCCACCGTTTTAATAAAAGCCAGCAAGATGCTTTTCTACCCTTTATTGAAGATGGTACAGTTATTTTTATTGGTGCAACCACCGAAAACCCCTCATTTGAAATCAATAACGCCTTATTATCTCGGGCGCGTGTTTACCTTATTAATCGCTTAACCTCAGACGAAATTAGTTTAATTGTCACTCAAGCATTAACCGATGTTGAACGCGGTTTAGGCAAACGCCAGTTAACACTACCTGCCGATGTCACTAAGCAGCTTGCAGATATTAGCGATGGCGATGCTCGTAAAGCGCTTAACTTGCTGGAACTCATGAGTGATTTAGTCAGCGATGGCGGCGAATTTACCACCGAAATGCTCACTCAGGTCGCTGGACATCAAGCTGCGGGTTACGATAAAAATGGTGATCAATTTTACGATTTAATTTCAGCCGTGCATAAGTCAGTACGGGGCTCAGCACCCGATGCCGCTTTGTATTGGTATTGCCGAATTTTAGAGGGTGGTGGCGATGCTTTGTATGTTGCACGTCGATTACTGGCTATTGCCTCAGAAGACATTGGTAATGCCGATCCCGTTGCCATGACGGTTGCATTAAACGCTTGGGATTGTTATCACCGCATAGGCCCTGCCGAAGGTGAACGTGCTATTGCACAAGCTGTTTTATACATGGCCAGTGCGCCCAAGAGTAATGCCGTTTATAGCGCTTTTAACCAAGCTCGAGAGCTGGCCAAACAAACGGGACACGAACCAGTTCCTAATCATCTGCGTAATGCGCCAACCAAATTGATGAAAGAAATCGGTTTTGGTAAAGAATATCGATATGCGCATAATGAGCCGGGTGCTTATGCCGCAGGTGAAAATTACTTCCCTGAGTCATTACAACATAGCCAATTTTATCAGCCCACTAATAGAGGTTTTGAGAAACGCATTCAAGACAAAATGGCACAATTGAGCCTGCTTGATCAGCAAAGTGAGGACAAACGCTATGATTAATGTGTTGCTCGTTGCATTAGGAGGCTCAATTGGTGCAGTTTTACGCTATCTTTTGTCAATTTTTATGATCCAGCTATTTGGAAGCAGTTTTCCTTTTGGTACACTGTTAGTCAATCTATTGGGATCGTTTTTAATGGGCGCCGTTTATACATTAGGGCAGCTGAGTCATGTTAGCCCTGAAATAAAATCGCTTGTCGGCATAGGCCTATTAGGCGCGTTAACCACGTTTTCGACTTTCTCAAATGAAACCTTATTGCTGTTGCAAGAAGGCTTATGGTTTAAAGCTATTTTAAATGTGTTGTTGAATGTCACCTTATGTCTCTTTATGGTGTATTTAGGTCAACAACTTATACTTTCTCGCGTTTAACTAAAAAGAATTAACAACATGCTAGATCCAAAATTTTTGCGTAATGAACTTGAAATCACCGCTGAGCGTTTAGCCACTCGTGGCTTTATTCTTGATGTCGATAATTTGACCAAGCTTGAAGAAAAGCGTAAATCGCTTCAGGTTGCTACAGAAGACTTGCAAGCGTCGCGTAATGCGATATCGAAGTCGATTGGTCAAGCTAAAGCGCGCGGTGAAGATACCAGTTCGATTATGGCGCAAGTGGGAGATTTAGGTGCGCAGCTAGATGCTAAAAAAGCTGAGCTGACAGAGTTGTTACAACAAATTCAAAGCTTAGCGATGAGCATGCCAAACTTGCCAGATGAATCAGTACCCATTGGTGCAGATGAAAATGACAATGTTGAAGTGCGTCGTTGGGGCACACCTAAAGTATTCGATTTTGAAGTCAAAGATCATCTCGATCTTGGTGAAGCGTTAGGTGGATTAGATTTTAAAAGTGCGGTAAAAATTACCGGTTCACGCT from Shewanella polaris includes:
- the ald gene encoding alanine dehydrogenase — its product is MIIGVPTEIKNHEYRVGMVPSSVRELTNKGHDVFIQSEAGLGIGFTDQDYIDAGASILATAAEVFVKSEMIVKVKEPLAIERSMLRQDQILFTYLHLAPDLPQTKDLISSGAVCIAYETVTDDRGGLPLLAPMSEVAGRMSIQAGARALEKSLGGRGMLLGGVPGVEPAKVVIIGGGMVGTNAAQMAVGMGADVVVLDRSIDALRRLNVQFGSAVKAIYSTADAIERHVLEADLVIGGVLVPGAAAPKLVTKDMIKRMKPGSAIVDVAIDQGGCVETSHATTHQDPTFIVDDVVHYCVANMPGAVARTSTFALNNATLPYIIKLANLGYKQALLNDKHLLNGLNVIHGKIVCKEVAEALNLEFTEPKSMLN
- the lrp gene encoding leucine-responsive transcriptional regulator Lrp yields the protein MANNKSFSVKDLDRIDRNILNELQTDGRISNVELSKRVGLSPTPCLERVKRLEKQKFITGYTATVNPHFLGASLLVFVEITLNRDTPDIFDRFNRAVQLLDDIQECHLVSGDFDYLLKTRVSDMSAYRRLLGETLLKLPSISDTRTYVVMEEVKQTSKVALYNLG
- a CDS encoding DNA translocase FtsK — translated: MTQENSLRTLSGLQRLLEGGLILCCMVATYILLALSSFNPNDPGWSQSHFQGEIHNWTGAVGAWTADVLFYFFGFMAFLIPIIIATTGWFIFNRAHRLFEIDFFSVGLRIIGFILMLLALAALFSMNADNMFVFSAGGVAGDVISQAMLPYFNKLGTTLLLMCFIGAGFTLATGISWLTIIELTGLGAIWCAKKLWSLPQLFKHERETEDTKGFMSLVDKFTQRRDEIDQHDQPSIDVEPAVDISEIAEKKRRFFSRKAKPTEDIIVSDIDDQELDVDDIDERQEPSMQLDNDEAPFAPWIASKDDVNIDDQDINDGAINNPDLTDDSFDEAFAKPHSTGALVAQKQPKKEVKIVDGVVVIDGQSPQVRQKMDPLPSITLLDVPDRKKNPISEAELDQVARLVELKLADFNIIANVVGVYPGPVITRFELELAPGVKASKITNLSKDLARSLLSENVRVVEVIPGKAYVGLELPNKFRETVFMRDVLDSAAFKESKSSLSMVLGQDIAGDPVVVDLGKMPHLLVAGTTGSGKSVGVNAMITSLLYKSGPDDVRFIMIDPKMLELSVYEGIPHLLCEVVTDMKEAANALRWCVGEMERRYKLMSALGVRNLKGYNIKIKEAAAKGEYIPDPLWKSSESMLDDAPPLEKLPSIVVVVDEFADMIMIVGKKVEELIARIAQKARAAGIHLILATQRPSVDVITGLIKANIPTRIAFQVSSRIDSRTILDQQGAETLLGMGDMLYLPPGTGLPNRVHGAFIDDHEVHKVVADWCARGKPQYVDEILNGATDGEQVLLPGETSDSEEELDALYDDAVAFVTETRRGSISSVQRKFKIGYNRAARIIEMMESQGIVTAQGHNGNREVLAPPPPRN
- the lolA gene encoding outer membrane lipoprotein chaperone LolA; its protein translation is MNKRFAVLSLLLTTSLSCFAATADDATELRAKLSNIDSLHATFAQQVTDINNKPIQTGSGVFALAYPNQFYWHLTQPDESLIVADGANLWIFNPFAEEVTVMDVAQAVDASPMALLVHRDEATWAKYSVIKQDVKGTLHCFDIQPKKLNSNVVAVSVCFDADQLVKFNLTDEQGNLSQFTLTQQRLVKDNEADIFKFAVPDNVDIDDQRLKQTN
- a CDS encoding replication-associated recombination protein A, which translates into the protein MANLGFDFAPDFRPLAARMRPRDISEYIGQAHLLGDGQPLRKALEANRAHSMLLWGPPGTGKTTLAELIAHYANAHVERISAVTSGVKDIRAAIEQAKAIAQSRGQRTLLFVDEVHRFNKSQQDAFLPFIEDGTVIFIGATTENPSFEINNALLSRARVYLINRLTSDEISLIVTQALTDVERGLGKRQLTLPADVTKQLADISDGDARKALNLLELMSDLVSDGGEFTTEMLTQVAGHQAAGYDKNGDQFYDLISAVHKSVRGSAPDAALYWYCRILEGGGDALYVARRLLAIASEDIGNADPVAMTVALNAWDCYHRIGPAEGERAIAQAVLYMASAPKSNAVYSAFNQARELAKQTGHEPVPNHLRNAPTKLMKEIGFGKEYRYAHNEPGAYAAGENYFPESLQHSQFYQPTNRGFEKRIQDKMAQLSLLDQQSEDKRYD
- the crcB gene encoding fluoride efflux transporter CrcB, which gives rise to MINVLLVALGGSIGAVLRYLLSIFMIQLFGSSFPFGTLLVNLLGSFLMGAVYTLGQLSHVSPEIKSLVGIGLLGALTTFSTFSNETLLLLQEGLWFKAILNVLLNVTLCLFMVYLGQQLILSRV